The following are encoded in a window of Vespula vulgaris chromosome 8, iyVesVulg1.1, whole genome shotgun sequence genomic DNA:
- the LOC127065662 gene encoding poly(U)-binding-splicing factor half pint isoform X4: protein MASQRNQVQRQQALALMCRVYVGSISFELKEDTIRQAFLPFGPIKSINMSWDPVTQKHKGFAFVEYEIPEAAQLALEQMNGVMIGGRNIKVVGRPSNMPQAQSVIDEITEESKHYNRIYIASIHHDLTEDDIKSVFEAFGPITYCKLAQGSSPHRHKGYGFIEYETMQAALEAIASMNLFDLGGQYLRVGRAITPPNALMGPPSGTSMMPTAAAVAAAAATAKIQAMDAVASNAVALGLTKLGATAPPILNQALPGIVRPTIAPATIMAPPTVATVAPVIPPPGIAIPQTLTRPPAIIQPIPGQPVIIPPRAVVAPAIVGTPVIPVVTTTANSDIMRRAQEQAAHQKQQEELQKKLLEETEPQTLQQQENMSIKGQSARHLVMQKLMRKVESRVVILRNMVAPEDIDESLKEEIQDECSKFGVVERVIIYNERQSEDDEDAEVIVKIFVEFSQMSEAERARDSLNGRYFGGRLVKGELYDQALFDNSDFSG, encoded by the exons ATGGCTAGTCAACGGAATCAGGTGCAGAGACAGCAGGCTCTCGCCCTCATGTGCAG GGTATACGTAGGCAGCATCAGCTTCGAATTGAAAGAGGACACAATCAGACAAGCATTTTTACCCTTTGGACCAATCAAGTCTATCAACATGTCTTGGGATCCTGTTACGCAGAAACATAAAGGATTTGCATTCGTCGAATATGAGATACCTGAAGCTGCACAACTTGCTTTAGAACAAATGAATGGTGTCATGATTGGTGGACGCAACATCAAG GTAGTGGGAAGACCATCCAATATGCCTCAAGCTCAATCAGTAATCGATGAAATTACAGAAGAAAGCAAACATTACAATCGTATTTATATTGCATCCATACATCATGATTTGACAGAAGATGATATAAAATCTGTCTTTGAAGCTTTTGGACCTATTACATATTGTAAATTAGCACAAGGCAGTTCACCACATAGGCATAAAGGCTACGGCTTTATTGAATATGAAACGATGCAAGCAGCTTTAGAAGCAATAGCATCTATGAATTTGTTTGATTTGGGTGGACAGTACCTAAGAGTTGGTAGAGCTATTACTCCACCAAATGCTTTGATGGGGCCACCAAGTGGAACTAGTATGATGCCAACAGCTGCCGCAgtagctgctgctgctgctacagCAAAAATACAAGCTATGGATGCAGTAGCTAGCAATGCTGTAGCACTTGGATTGACCAAACTTGGAGCAACTGCACCACCGATCTTGAATCAag CTTTACCAGGAATAGTACGACCAACGATTGCACCCGCAACAATAATGGCACCACCAACTGTTGCAACTGTTGCACCCGTTATACCGCCTCCAGGTATTGCCATACCACAAACCTTAACTCGCCCACCTGCAATTATACAACCAATTCCTGGACAACCAGTTATTATACCACCTCGAGCTGTTGTTGCTCCTGCCATTGTAGGAACTCCAGTT ATACCAGTagtaacaacaacagcaaATTCTGATATTATGAGACGAGCGCAAGAGCAAGCAGCACATCAGAAACAACAAGAAGAATtacagaaaaaattattagaagaaaCCGAACCACAAACATTACAACAGCAAGAAAATATGTCTATTAAAGGACAGAGTGCTCGACATCTCGTTATGCAAAAACTTATGCGTAAAGTAGAATCTCGTGTTGTCATTCTACGAAATATGGTGGCTCCTGAAGATATCGATGAAAgtctaaaagaagaaattcaagACGAATGCTCTAAATTTGGTGTTGTCGAAcgtgttattatttataatgagcGACAATCTGAAGATGACGAAGATGCTGAAGTTATTGTGAAAATTTTTGTCGAATTTTCGCAAATGAGCG